The DNA sequence TCAGGCATCGCTCGGAGGCCGCTGGAGTGGGGGACACTGAAGACGAGCGCACACTGGAGGAACCGGGCCAACCGTGTGGCTTTGACCAGAGCTGAACAACTATTATAGGACACACAAGCTTATGTAGCGGGATATAATTGATTCAGCATGCTACTACAGTATACCTAAAGCATACTCACTATCTACATATCCCCCGACTCCCTCACTATGTTATTAAGTAGAACTTCAACAACCAGCAGCCAATAGCCTGCCTGAAGACTAATtgttgaacaaacacacaataattgACAAAGTCAATTCATGCTATCTGTGAATATTCTTCCTAAAGAAATATGGTCCTCTGATTACAATCATTGTCTATAACCTCAGCCCTGTTTTAATGGTCTGGGCAGAGTGGCACTGTAGAGGCTAACCTCCTATCTCCTACCCAGACCATTAAAGTAACTCATTGAAGCTCAGAAAACAAAGGTTGCTTATAGTATAATCAATATATCTGTTAAAACTGTATTGTGGTATTTAATTGAAGTTTCCGAAATTCAGATTGGCTGGAGATTCTGTTTTGTCTTATGAATGACACTAGGTACCGTCTTGACCCACTTGTATATGCACCATTATTGGGACTGCGTGGCAAACAAACAGCTGTACAAGATGACGTCATACAGTTTAAAACATGAGAACCTAGTGTGTGAATGTAGCGACGTGGAACCCTTAACCCTCTACAGTACCACTGTTCTCACTGCACCCAGGCGCAGGGACCGCGGCCCTGctgggaagaagagaggagaaatgTATCATGTTTTTGAGATGTCAGTTACAGTGCAGCGTATGCTAATTCAAATGCTATTTAAGTTTAGTCTTCCTGCTGCACTCCCTTGAGGGAACATGTGTTGGGTGATCGTGCAATAAAATGTAAAGGATTTCCGGACTTCTTGTATGGTTCTTATGAGTGGTATCTTTGTATCCATAACCGTCACCCCATGGTTCTTCCATTTATATCCCAGGTAAGATTTGCATTCATTTTCGATaacttacttttttttattttaatggtTCCTTAATCTGTTTTGCTAAAGTATGATTTGACTGTACTTGGTCTGACAAGGCTCCACTGCTACCAGGTGTGGTCAGGTACGCGTGGGCCAGGTTAGCTGTTCGTTATCGTCGGGGTGTCACTACTTTTTCGTCGATTATAGTGCAGTGGACAAGAAAAGTTGTTTTGTGTCCTCACCCTGCTGATGAGACGGTGTGTATTCTGTCGACCATGGACCACCCTCGGCTACTGCGTCAAGCCTTGGTACCCCTAGAGTGTGTGCCCAGGGGTCTGAGGGATCAGAACCATGGAGAGCACCCCTAACATCTTCATCAGACACTTCATGAGAGGCTTTAGGTAGAGATGCTTTCATCTGAAGCCAATTACAGGGGAGGACATGTAAAGAACACTCCTCTATTGAATCAACAACAGAGAATATTGCAAATTCACTAAAGGAAGTGAATAGGTTAATAGTTTGTGTATTATTTAATAGCATTTAAGTGCTTACGATTTGGTGCCAATTCAACAATCAATATTATAGATCTACACAATAGCACTGCAACAATCCTATTCTACCTCCGTAGGCATCCGGAGGTAGAATAGGAATGCTGGCTCATCAATACTACAGTGTGCAGATAAACCTTTAAGGATATTTAAAAATTAATATATGTTTGTCCTTTGAATGGGTTTCTAGTTTGGACTGGCATTTCTATGTTGAACTTATATAGCTAGGAGTGTGGTATTTTGTGTTGTGTCTGAGAGGGTCATGGAAAAGAATAACAGCTTATTGCTTCAAAGTAGTACACTCCACTTCATCTCATCTAACCCGTCACCTGCCCCAGCTGTCCATAGCCTAGGTTATCTAGAaatactgccatctagtggttttTATTTGGTCTACAAACCCTTTCAAAGGGATAGGCTGATAAGTACATCATATTTTGTCCTTGTTCTCTATCTTATCATTATTCGTCAGGAACAGATGGGGTGTTGTTAGAAAACACATCGGATGAGTCAGCATCTTAATATTGTAAAATTTAATTTCATGGCATTAATATAATGTATGTGAGCAGATAAGctatcatttaaaaaataaagaaataaagaaaacaagaaTATATTTTACACTAATTGAAGTAAGCTTTAGTAGCATAACGACCAATTTTGAGATGATGGACTGGACGAGAGGGGGCGAAACCAGGACTGCTGGTACCACCGACACAGGACCCAAGCTCATTCACGCATGACATCACATGCCGGTCCTTGAGCCGGAGCAATGGGGAGCAGCCCCACAGGGCCGAGGCGGGGTAGTGTTGTAGGGGCTCAGGCGACACTACACCGCTAAGGCTATCACAGCTTATACATCGTGGCAACCCATAGCAGTACCATCAGTCGCGTTTCGGGACAATAGCCAATGCAGCCAATCTGGGTGAGATTACCGTTGAAAATCTATTCAATTACATACTTTCTGGGATGACGGCTCTATGCAGAGATCAGGCGGGACCGGCGTGCTCTGTGTGCTCTGTTAAGTGCACTTCCTCCGATCGTTCTCGTAGTAAACACTGGAGGTGCCCAGAGAGAAAGTAAATGCTCAACATAACTGACAAAAACGATTTTGAATGAGTAATCTCCCCAGGTGTGGTAGACCAGTTGCCGTGGGTTACAGGTTTTGGCAGCACTGCAGTTTGCCCCCCGCTGCCCATCGGTGGTGGGTGGAACACTGATATCCACCACATTGTTTCCCGGGGACTCATCGTGGGCGGACCGCTCGGCTATCTGCTTCTGTGATACGATGCGATAGATTTCTGTTCAAAAAAGACACGCAATGCAAATAGGGTAGTCAAAGTAATAGTATCACTGTGTTGTTATACAGGATATTGATTGACATGGAGCATGAAATCAAATACGATAAGAAGGAATTATTGCACATatttaataacaaattaaatatgGGACTGGTTCTGAAGGTTATGTGCAATATACAGTAATTGTAAAAAGATAATTTTAAGAACCTTATTTTTTAGAAACGATATCCCTTGgaataaatattattttcgAAATTGTCCACCAAATGACCAGATTATGGTTTATTTTGATGTTTCAAATGATTGAAGACACAACATGCCTGTTATCAAAACATAAACAGAGTTATAGAGCAATAAGACTTAACATCCAGACCAGGATGTTTGTATTCGACATTAAATAGCAGATATGGtttagcttttttattttttatttaaggcaatcATCTAATTTCAGTTTCTCTTGTGCTTACCTGTTAGGATATTCTTGAAAGCTTCCTCAACATTTGTTGAGTCCAAGGCAGATGTTTCTATGAATGACAGATTGTTCTTTTCTGtggaacaaaaaacaaaacaaaacaatttgtgCTTGTACGAATGTCAAAGTGGTCAATAGTGTTACCTCAAGTCTATAATGTTTGCATTTCCACTACTCCtaccgtatgtgtgtgtgtgtgtgtgtgtgtgtgtgtgtggtgtgtgtgtgtgtgtgtgtgtgtgtgtgtgtgtgtgtggtgtgtgtggtgtgtgtgtgtgtgtgtgtgtgtgtgtgtgtgtctatatctttaaacacatacatacacacctatGCCATTTTTTACACAAAAGTGTGTTTTCTTATTTTTGCCGACTCTTTAATTGTTATGACTGTCCGATACTTTCACTGCATCAATAAAGCCCCTCTGATGTGTtcctgaggccccgccccccggtaCCTGCGAAGGCGCGGGCCTCATCGGTGGGCACCGCCCGCAGGTGGCGCAGGTCGCTCTTGTTGCCCACCAGCATGATGACGATGTTGTTGTCGGCGTGGTCACgcagctccttcagccagcGCTCCACGTTCTCATAGGTCAGGTGCTTGGCGATATCGTACACCAGCAGGGCGCCCACCGCCCCCCGGTAGTACCTGGGAGGAGACCGCAGGTCAGGTGGGGTGAGGCCCGGCCAATGAAAGGAGAGGGATTCAGACTGGTCCCCCCGAGGCTGGGAGAAGGTCCTGATTTGGAGCGTTCCTCCGGTCGGTCGAAAAGCTATTTAGTTTCTCTTGCTTCCTATGAGCTTTGCATAACAAGGAATTTAACCACCCAATATCCAAAACGTGCAACGGAGACAGTTAACCCTCTACCAGAAGTCCCTCCCAGTCTCTGGCCTCCCACCGCAAAACCTGCTGTGTGACTGAAGAGAATTTCACTCCGTCCAAAGTCTTGTCAATAACACCGATTTGAAGCACCCCAGGACGTCTGTCTGGGGATGAGAACGCCTGCGTACAAGGGTAGTTTATAATCTGTCAGAGGACGGGTGGGctatgtctctcctctctctgttctcgaGATCTCGAGGTCTATGGTTGATAACTCGTGAACTCATGAAAGAATGCATCCACACAGCTCTTCGGGATGATATTCAGCTTGCTCATAGTAGTTCTACTAGTACCAAAATATCCAAAACACGACTCTGTTCACAGAGATTTCTTTGGAATGTCTATAACCAATGCCTCATTTGGTAGGCTGGTCCGGGTAAATCTAAAGTTATATTAACCCTAATAAAACAACCCTTGCTATAAGTCTTCCACTAACTGTACCGTAGCAACATTCAATGTTTTCGTTCTGTTACCATGGTGGCACATGGTAGTAGAGGCTAATAAAAGCACACAAGTTCTGATATGATATCTATGTTCATAAGGATTCATTATAAGGTCATTTATCAacaaaaaacagcaaaaaaatCGTTCAGGAATGCAGATGTATGACCGGTTACCTATGTTTGAGATGACACAATGATTACTTTAGTATCCTGGATGTTAGTCAGACCAAGCAGGCAAACGTCAGTTTTGGGCTCTGATTTGGGATTATCATTTTCAATTTTTCATATTTGATAGACCTTTTTAATTATCAATTCATCACAACAACTTTAATAATAAGACATAATGAAAATACATTTATCCTCTCTATTCAGCAGCAACACTATTCATCATCTATCAGTACAAACTGGTTAGCCAACATAACACAGAGAACCACAATATCACACACATACTCGATAATATATTAACACACATATTAAGTCATTCACACATATATTCATCCACGTATTCACCTATTCATTCACATTTTATGGGATACATATTCACatattcacaaaaaaaattCATTCACATATTCACAGCGGAGCAACATACCACCACAACAACTACATGTCCATTCGTATTTTTACTCACACGTATTCATTCACATTTTCCACCCCATTCATTCACAGGCCCTGGGTCCCACGGTGACGCGGGGGGAAACTCACGCTGAGGTGATGGCTCTGTAGCGTTCCTGGCCGGCCGTGTCCCAGATCTGGGCCTTTATCGTCTTGCCGTCCACCTGGATGCTGCGCGTGGCGAACTCCCCCCGATGGTGCTCTTGCTCTCCAGGTTGAACTCGTTGCGTGTGAATCTGGAGAGAAGGTTGCTCTTCCCTACGCCCGAGTCCCCAATCAACACAACTGCAGAGGGAGACaccaggagaggagaaggggcgtTATAATAGAGTTGTTACAAACACTATGGCGCCACGCCTTTGACTCCACTGAAAATTAGCTTGTCCACCACACTTTGCATTCCTGTCAACTCAAGTGTGACTGTGATTCAGATATCGTTGATTTTCTTTACTCTGAACTGTCCCTTCTTAAGCACTTTGCAATGCATCTTTGCATGACGTTTGAATGCACTGTATGAATAAAGTTTGATTAGATTTCCAGTGTCAACTGCTACAACAACAGATACATGACTGAGATAATGATACTTTCTATCATATGCTACATTAGTACAATGCATGCGTTTGTTTTGGTCGTTGTTGGACGTAGATGCTCTCGGCTGATGAGTCACTGTAGAACTGGGGTTGAACTGGGATGAACCAAGCAGACGAAGACTCTGAAGGCCGGTCTTCAGGAATAGCCCGGCGGGGTGCTGGTTGTGGTGAAGGCCCATTGtgctcctctgctctccagaAAGGAAACGCAGCCCGACTTTTGTTTTCCCCCGACGGCCTCGTGCCTTTGGGTTGGCTGCAGGAAGCTGATAACATGTTCCAAACCAAAACCTGAATCGGCAGTTTCAGCCCTGTGTGGCCCTTCCTGCGTTCAGCCGGCGGGTACAAGAATGATGTGgatgggggagaaagagagggagagatgggaagagagagagagagagagagagagagagagagagagagagagagagagagagagagagagagagagagagagagagagagagagagagagagagagagagagagagagagagagagagagagagagagagagagagagagagagagagagagagagctggtgcTTCCGCAGATGTCCTATTCATCTCACAGAGGATACTTTGTTACATCTTAGACGGCCCTTTGGCTCTGAGGCCTGGGTTGTTAATGTGCCACAGGTGATGGCATGgctaaagaataataataataaatagcatGACATGAAATCAAAACATTAgatacacactcaaactcaaCCTTTCTTTCACCAGTATAGGCTGAGTGATGATGAATGTGAATATAGTTGTTCTTGCTCCCTTCTCTTCTATTCAAAATAAATTGATATATTATGGGGAATGTCATCACAGTATCGCCAATGGCTAGCATTCCTATGTCATGCAGAGGCTGATTAATTATATTGATCTATTGGAAAGGCTATGCATTCAACAGATCCAGGTTTTACACCGTGTGTGGATTTTTAAATGCCCAAACAGTTTACATGCAAATCAAAACAGTACATCTGTTAAAAAGTTACCAATTAGATTCAGTCAGTGTATGCCATATCAAGTTTTAAATGGTGTGAGGCATTCTACGTCTATATAGCTGCGGTAGTTGTAATGTTACAATGATAGCATTatgtagcaaaaaaaaaacaccaaaatatCAGGGAATACATTGTCTCTTTGCTAAACACCCCTTAACACCTTTGATATAAATGTTCATTGATACATATTTTAGATTCATACATATTCGGGATAATGAAACAATAAAAGATGTTACCAGCCAAGTAGATGTTCTGGAAATAGGGGGAATGCAGTCATCTTTGTATGTTGTTTTTACCTTTGAACAAGAAATCGTATTCATCGTCTCGGTTCCCCATTCTAGACGAGGCCGGTCCTCCACTTCTTGTCGGAAGAGGatattgaagtgtgtgtgtatgaattatCGTTACATACAATAAAAAGGATATAAATTGTGACAAGACTCTGCGCCAGTGTTGGCTGTCAAAGCAAGCTGGCCGCAGGAAAGGAAAGCTCCCCAACTCTGCAGAAGGGGAGGAGCCCCTGCAGGTTCAATACCTTCCTCTAGGGGTCGCTAGCCCCTGCGGTGTCAATACCTTCCTCTAGGGGTCGCCAGCGACACGTTCAGGGAACACCGATCAATGACGTATAGTTATGGGGGAAACTAGAGGCTTATAAAAGTAAGCAGcacatgatctctctctctctctctctctcgctctctctctctctctctctctctctctctctctctctctctctctctctctccgctctctctctctctctctctctctctcgacataATCGATGTATGTTTGTGATTTATGCCTGTTTAGTTGAGATGCtattcaaataaacaaagagTTATGGGGGAAACTAAAAACTAATAAAATTAAGCAacgatctctttctctctaaattcaattaaattcaaaaagctttattgacaTGAGAAACGAACATTTACATTGCCAGgtgaacaataataataacaaaatgtgGGATATTATAAAAATTCAACAGTGTTCACACTATTGAGAATATGTTAAATAGTGCAATCATGTGGAAAAATTTAGTCCAGGGTAGTGAGTGTGGTTATTGGGAGTTTGAGGGCCTTCTCTCTTTACAACAGGTGACGAAT is a window from the Gadus chalcogrammus isolate NIFS_2021 chromosome 8, NIFS_Gcha_1.0, whole genome shotgun sequence genome containing:
- the LOC130387327 gene encoding LOW QUALITY PROTEIN: ras-related protein Rab-11B-like (The sequence of the model RefSeq protein was modified relative to this genomic sequence to represent the inferred CDS: inserted 2 bases in 2 codons), giving the protein MGNRDDEYDFLFKVVLIGDSGVGKSNLLSRFTRNEFNLESKSTIGXEFATRSIQVDGKTIKAQIWDTAGQERYRAITSAYYRGAVGALLVYDIAKHLTYENVERWLKELRDHADNNIVIMLVGNKSDLRHLRAVPTDEARAFAEKNNLSFIETSALDSTNVEEAFKNILTEIYRIVSQKQIAERSAHDESPGNNVVDISVPPTTDGQXGGKLQCCQNL